The proteins below are encoded in one region of Sebastes fasciatus isolate fSebFas1 chromosome 16, fSebFas1.pri, whole genome shotgun sequence:
- the slc37a2 gene encoding glucose-6-phosphate exchanger SLC37A2, which yields MKTPLAPGIRFITSFSRDSLYRGFILFLTFLFYTAYHLSRKPISIVKSQLHRNCSSAVRPADLNITNNVTWCDWAPFDQDNYQTLFGVLDNSFLVAYAFGMFFSGIFGERLPLRYYLSFGMLMSGLFTCLFGLGFYWKIHSLGYYAAIQVMNGLMQTTGWPAVVACVGNWFGKGKRGFIMGVWNSHTSVGNILGSLIAGAFVSSEWGMSFIVPGLIIASTGVLCFFFLVEKPEHVNCTPPQHHIEKESVDPETVSQNSTHVERPAYGSITAEPAEVVEEEHPEAISFCGALSIPGVVEFSLCLMFAKLVSYTFLYWLPLYISNVAHFEAKEAGDMSTLFDVGGIIGGIMAGLVSDYTGGRATTCCVMLITAAPMLFLYNYIGQRSLGTTVGMLLVCGGLVNGPYALITTAVSADLGTHESLRGNSRALSTVTAIIDGTGSIGAAIGPLLAGVISPTGWNNVFYMLISADIFACLFLTRLVYKEAQGWCRRSPRARGFKEI from the exons ATGAAGACTCCTCTGGCTCCCGGCATACGATTCATCACGTCCTTTTCTCGAGATAGTTT GTATCGCGGTTTCATTCTCTtcctcaccttcctcttctACACGGCGTACCATCTGTCACGGAAACCTATCAGCATTGTTAAG AGTCAGCTGCACAGAAACTGTTCCTCAGCCGTCCGACCAGCAGACCTCAACATCACCAACAATGTCACCTGGTGTGACTGGGCGCCGTTCG ACCAGGACAACTATCAGACGCTGTTTGGGGTTTTGGATAACTCCTTCCTGGTCGCCTACGCCTTCGGCATGTTCTTCAG TGGGATATTTGGAGAGCGCCTGCCTCTGCGGTACTACCTCAGTTTTGGGATGCTGATGAGCGGGTTGTTCACGTGTCTGTTTGGCCTCGGCTTCTACTGGAAAATCCACTCGTTAGGCTACTACGCCGCCATCCAG GTCATGAACGGGCTCATGCAGACCACCGGCTGGCCTGCAGTGGTGGCTTGTGTCGGCAACTGGTTTGGAAAGGGGAA GCGTGGCTTCATCATGGGCGTGTGGAACTCCCACACCTCCGTGGGAAACATCCTGGGCTCCCTCATCGCTGGAGCCTTCGTGTCCTCGGAGTGGGGGATGTCCTTCATCGTCCCCGGACTCATCATCGCCTCCACTGGGGTCCTGTGCTTCTTCTTCCTGGTTGAGA AACCTGAACACGTCAACTGTACTCCTCCTCAGCACCAC ATTGAAAAGGAGAGCGTCGATCCGGAGACCGTCTCACAGAACTCGACCCACGTTGAGAGACCCGCCTACGGTTCCATCACCGCCGAGCCTGCGGAGGTTGTCGAGGAGGAGCACCCCGAGGCCATCAGCTTCTGCGGGGCTCTCAGTATACCG GGCGTGGTGGAGTTCTCTCTCTGCCTGATGTTCGCCAAACTGGTCAGCTACACGTTCCTGTACTGGCTTCCTCTCTACATCTCCAACGTAG CACATTTTGAGGCCAAAGAGGCGGGAGACATGTCGACACTGTTTGATGTCGGAGGAATCATTG GAGGCATCATGGCGGGCCTCGTGTCCGACTACACCGGCGGCAGAGCGACGACCTGCTGCGTCATGTTGATCACTGCTGCTCCGATG CTTTTCCTCTATAATTACATCGGACAAAGGAGCCTCGGTACTACAGTCG GAATGCTGCTGGTGTGTGGAGGCCTGGTGAACGGACCGTACGCTCTCATCACTACCGCTGTATCTGCTGACCTG GGAACACACGAGAGTCTGAGAGGAAACTCCAGGGCGTTGTCAACGGTGACGGCGATTATTGACGGGACCGGTTCGATCG GAGCTGCGATCGGTCCTCTGTTAGCCGGCGTGATCTCTCCCACCGGCTGGAACAACGTCTTCTACATGCTCATCTCTGCCGACATCTTCGCCTGCCTG TTTTTGACCAGGCTCGTATATAAAGAAGCTCAGGGTTGGTGTCGACGTTCTCCCCGAGCCAGAGG GTTCAAAGAGATCTGA